The DNA sequence aaagcagttattaattaaaataataaaaaataaatttaaaattaaaataaataaataaaaaagaaaaaagagttaTCAAgggctaattaaataattttgatataaatagtgTTAAGTGAAAGTAGAGAACTTCATGACAAACCATCATCTTTGTGTCTAAGATGAATCGAACTAAAACTaatgttaattaattttcttattctcAAAATGACTCTCTAATTATTCTTCTAAACTAACACAACTCCATCCATCAAACGTAAGAAATATATCGAACATGTTGTCTGCTTCATATGCTGAAGACTGAAAATTCTGAGGTTGATGAGAAGTTATTGAGGCTTTAGTAGTATCCAGCGCCCAAAGCGTTTTCATGGAACTCATTAATATTGAGTTGAGCTTGGTCCAGCTCTGAATTTGGGGCCTCAAGTAAAAGGAAGTTATCTATGTCAAAATTATCCAGCAGAAGATCCAATGAATTGTCTTCCTGCTGCTGTAACGCTGAACAAGATAGGTTCCTCTGGCTCTCTGCAGCTTTCTTCTGAGTCACATGCTCCTTATCTAGAGCTTGAGGAATTATTACAACCTTGTTGCATCGAACTGGTTTGGTTTGCACGACTCCTGCTGGTGGTGATGGTGGTGGTGAAGTAATTTTCTTCTCTTTGCTCAATAGCTGTTTGCCGGAATATTCTCGACTACCCTTTTCACCTTTAGCTCTCTTTCTCAGATGGGAGTTCCAGTAGTTCTTGATTTCATTATCTGTTCTCCCTGGAAGCCTCCCAGCAATCAGTGACCACCTGCAACAGAAAAGCTTCCATTTTTTATTCCTGACAacgtttctttttgttttttttttaagagaaaagagaTCTGTGAGGATTTAAAAATCCTACCGATTACCGAGAAGCTTATGGAGTCTGATAATGAGATCTTCTTCATCA is a window from the Manihot esculenta cultivar AM560-2 chromosome 16, M.esculenta_v8, whole genome shotgun sequence genome containing:
- the LOC110603771 gene encoding transcription factor MYB1, giving the protein MGRRPCCSKEGLNRGPWSAPEDKILVNYIKLHGEGKWRDLPRRAGLKRCGKSCRLRWLNYLRPGIKRGNISVDEEDLIIRLHKLLGNRWSLIAGRLPGRTDNEIKNYWNSHLRKRAKGEKGSREYSGKQLLSKEKKITSPPPSPPAGVVQTKPVRCNKVVIIPQALDKEHVTQKKAAESQRNLSCSALQQQEDNSLDLLLDNFDIDNFLLLEAPNSELDQAQLNINEFHENALGAGYY